GGTGTTCCTGGGTACGAAGACGTCGCCGCCGCGCAGGGTGCTGGCCATCTGAAGGAGGAGGGCCAGGATGAGGAGCAGGAGCAGGCTGCCGATGACATTCGGCAGGACGAGCAACAGGCGCTGGCCCAGGTCGGGACTGGCGAAGACGAGGTCGGCCTGGTGAGTGCCGGTGAGAGTCATACCGTGGCCCGCCACCGGGCCGGCCACGGTGCCCGGTATCCGGGTCGTGGCCTTGGCCTCGACCTCGCGGGTGTCCACCGGGTCGATGAGGCCGGCCACTCCGAGGGCCGGGAGCAGCACTCCGAAGACGCCGACCAGCGCAGTGGCCAGGCCCAGAGCTGCCTCCAGCAGTCGGCTGTCGGTCCGGCTCCACCAAGACTTCGTACCCATGATTGTCCTTGCCCTTCGCGGCAGCGTACATATCGCTTATCGATAATATCGATAAGCGATATGTACGCTGTCAAGCTCAGAGGGTTCGTGCCTCTGGGAGGGAAGTGTGAGCTGGGGTAACGCTGGGTCGGGATGTGCCTTGCGCTGTCCCGTCTCCACGTCGAAGGCAAGGGCGTGGTCATGCGGCCCGAAGCCCCGCCCGCGCAGGGCCATCCGGAAGGCCGCTGCGAAGACCGCCGCCCAGGCGGCATGGCGGTCGGCTCGCGCCGGGAAGTTGCAGTGAGCGAGGTGCGGCCCAGCCGGCGCATGCGGGACCTCGGCGTCGTCCAGCACGACACCGGCCTCCTCGCCGAGCCCGCCGCCCCCTTCGACCTGCCCGCCGAGCAGGACGCCGCGACGGACGCCCTCGACCAGCTGTCCCAGGCGACGGACCGCATCGCCCAGGCACACGACTTCTCCGGCAAGGGCATGGGACTCGCGGCCCCACAGATCGGCATCGGCCGCGCAGCCGCGACCGTACGGCCCGCCGAACCCGGGCGCCAGGCCGATCGTGCTCCTCAATCCCCGCATCACCGCAGCCTGCGACGAAATGGACGAGCAGTAGGAAGGCTGCCCGTCCTTCTTCGACGTCCGCGGCCTGGTGCCCCGCCCGCTGAGGATCACCGTGGAGACCACCGCGCTCGACGGCGCCACCATCATCACGGTCTACGAGCCGCGGCCTCGCCCGGCTGATCCATCACGAGGTCGAGCACCTCGACGGCCTGCTGTACCTCTCCCGGATGCGGCCCGGCACCGGACCGATCCCGGTCGAGGTCTACCGGCAGACCAACACCGCCACCGGCCGCGCCTGGGCATACAAGCAGTACCGCCAGGTGCCGTCGGACTCGCGGTGCACGGACCGTATCCGGGCGGCGAGGGGGGCGTCGGCCGCCTGCCGGGCGGCCCGGTCCGCGGCCGTCCGACGCCAGTAGCAGAAGCTGGAGCGGGCGATGCCGAGGACGGTGCACAGCCGCTTCACGCCGTAGCGGCGCTGGTGGTCGGCGACGAACTGGAAGCGGTTCACCAGCGCGTCTCCCCGGCGAAATACTTTGCCGCCTTGCACAGGATCTCGCGTCCCTCCTCCAGCTCGCGGACCTTCTTGCGCAGAGCGGCATTCTCCGCCTCCAACAGCGTCGGCGGCTCGGTCGGCACCTCCGCTCAGCGCCCCTGCGGCCGGCTCGCGCCGGCTGCCCGCACCCAGTTCCGCAAGGTCTCCGGATTGATTCCCAGATCGGCAGCGACCTGCCGGATCGTCGTCTCGGACCGCGACTGGTACAGCGCGACCGCGTCCGCCTTGAACTGCGGCGGATAGTTCTTCATGACCACGAGATCTCCGTTCTCAGATCCTCAGGATCCAGTGTCTCGCGTGTCAAGGATCAAGGGTCAAGGCCCGACAGCCATAGCCAAAGAAGAAACAGCGGCCTACCAGAACAACAATCCGTCATCCCTGCTGATGCCCAACCCCCTGCCACCACACCCCCAACTCACACCGGGGTGAGGGCGCGCAGTTCGTCGACGATGGCCAGCCAGCCCGGTGAGGCGGACCCGCCAGATGGTTGTCCAGTTCCTCCTCGCGGGAACGGTGAGGGAAGCATTGAGTCGCCGCCCCGCGAGGCTCCCGGAAGCCCCGGGAGGCCATCCTCGGGGGGCTCAGGCCAGGCCGGTGAGGACGGCGACCAAGTCGCGGGGGTTCTGTGGTCCGAGGTGAGGCGCGTTCACGGAGTGGACGTCGAAACGGTTGCCGGGGGTGGCCTCGTCGGCTTCTTTGATCATCCGGTTCTGCAGGGGCAGGGGAATCGCCCGGTCCCGGGTGAAGCGGATATAGGTACGCAGGATCCTGCCCCAGGTCGCCGGCACCCCACGGGCGTCGTCGGTGGAGACTGCGTTCGCCTCGTCCGGCTCGAAGGTGTTGAGGGCGGCCAGGAACGCCGCGTTGTCGTAGTCCGCCGCCAGCGCGCGCTTGGCCGTGGCGATGAACTCGGGGTCCGCCGACCGCCAGTTGGTGCGGCCGACGCCGATCCGCTCGGGGTCGCCCACGCTGGGAATCGTGGGAAGCAGCGTCATCGCCGCCTCGGGCGTGGTGAACCAGTCCAGGACGCTGCGGAGCCGGACGCAGCAGAACGCCGACATGTAGACCAGCCGGGCGATCAGCTCGGGCATCTGGTTGCCGACCCGGGTGATCGTGGCGCCTCCCATGCTGTGGCCGACGAGGACCACCGGACCCTGCGCCGCGAGGCGGCGCACGATGCCCGCGACATGGCGGGCGTTGTCGGCCAGAGTTGTCTTGGCCAGTACGGGTGAGGGGGCGTCTGCGAAGGCGTCGAGGTCCTGCGGCGACTGGTAGGAGAGCGGGAAGTTCGCCACCGGCCCATGGCCGGGGAGGTCCACTGCCACCGCCCGGTGGCCCGCCAGGGTGAGAGCAGTGACCAACGGGGCGAAGGAGGCTGCGTTTCCGTTGGCGCCGTGCACGAGCACGAAGGTCGACCGGGGCGCGCTCGGTCGGCCCGCCGCTCCAGCCTCCGCCGTGCCTACTGACAGCGCGGCCGCTCCGCCGGCACCGACTGCAGCCAGGGCAGCTGCCCGGAGCATGCCCCGGCGGCCGGGCCCGGTGGCTCC
The sequence above is a segment of the Streptomyces sp. NBC_01775 genome. Coding sequences within it:
- a CDS encoding DUF2975 domain-containing protein; protein product: MGTKSWWSRTDSRLLEAALGLATALVGVFGVLLPALGVAGLIDPVDTREVEAKATTRIPGTVAGPVAGHGMTLTGTHQADLVFASPDLGQRLLLVLPNVIGSLLLLLILALLLQMASTLRGGDVFVPRNTQRLSVMGLTVLAHATFSPILLAITTQALVSGTPMADQIPFSAAFTGEYVLLALLILALGEVFRRGTKLRTDTEGLV
- a CDS encoding alpha/beta fold hydrolase, with protein sequence MLRAAALAAVGAGGAAALSVGTAEAGAAGRPSAPRSTFVLVHGANGNAASFAPLVTALTLAGHRAVAVDLPGHGPVANFPLSYQSPQDLDAFADAPSPVLAKTTLADNARHVAGIVRRLAAQGPVVLVGHSMGGATITRVGNQMPELIARLVYMSAFCCVRLRSVLDWFTTPEAAMTLLPTIPSVGDPERIGVGRTNWRSADPEFIATAKRALAADYDNAAFLAALNTFEPDEANAVSTDDARGVPATWGRILRTYIRFTRDRAIPLPLQNRMIKEADEATPGNRFDVHSVNAPHLGPQNPRDLVAVLTGLA
- a CDS encoding transposase gives rise to the protein MKNYPPQFKADAVALYQSRSETTIRQVAADLGINPETLRNWVRAAGASRPQGR